One genomic window of [Clostridium] scindens ATCC 35704 includes the following:
- a CDS encoding HIT family protein: MKDENCIFCKLANGEIPTATLYEDEDFRVILDASPASKGHALIIPKEHYANLYELDDELAGKALVLAKKMITKLTGILDCDGYNIVQNNGESAGQTVFHFHMHMIPRHTGDGVGLGWKMGELTEEDKNDILSKLK, from the coding sequence ATGAAGGACGAAAACTGCATATTCTGTAAACTTGCCAATGGTGAAATACCTACAGCTACATTATATGAAGATGAGGATTTCAGGGTAATACTGGATGCAAGTCCGGCATCAAAAGGTCACGCTTTGATAATTCCAAAGGAGCATTATGCTAATCTGTATGAATTGGATGATGAGTTGGCTGGAAAAGCGCTTGTGCTTGCCAAGAAGATGATTACGAAGCTTACAGGCATCCTGGACTGTGATGGTTATAATATCGTCCAGAACAATGGCGAGTCGGCAGGGCAGACCGTATTCCACTTCCATATGCATATGATTCCAAGACATACTGGCGACGGCGTGGGCCTGGGATGGAAGATGGGCGAATTGACAGAAGAAGATAAAAATGATATCTTATCAAAGTTAAAATAA
- a CDS encoding TadE family protein produces the protein MNSKILPLEPIYSVWTGRASASVSKKGSVTVEAAMAVPLFFLAIVSLLYLMETMAIQASVRCGLQAGGKRAADEASSTAVIMPYRIESDVVNSIGQDRLERSIISGGSGGIHCDKSRMSPRTGIGELVASYEIRVPLPIFGISPAKHEEKLRIKAWTGYEKQGFGRDDDDTVYVTETGLVYHRDYHCTHLELSIHMVLQSEIESLRNEGGGKYHPCQHCMKGAGGGVYITDTGDRYHSSLSCSGLKRTIYAVPLSEVAGKGACSRCGK, from the coding sequence CTCTAAGAAAGGCAGCGTAACTGTGGAGGCAGCGATGGCAGTCCCGCTGTTTTTCCTTGCAATTGTGAGCCTTCTGTATCTGATGGAGACGATGGCAATCCAGGCCTCCGTCCGGTGTGGGCTCCAGGCAGGCGGAAAGAGAGCGGCAGATGAAGCCAGCAGCACGGCGGTCATAATGCCTTACCGCATAGAGAGCGATGTTGTGAATTCGATCGGCCAGGATCGGTTGGAAAGGAGTATCATATCGGGAGGTAGCGGAGGGATTCACTGTGACAAGTCCAGAATGTCGCCCCGTACGGGAATCGGAGAATTGGTGGCATCGTACGAGATACGCGTCCCACTTCCTATATTTGGAATCTCTCCGGCAAAGCATGAAGAAAAACTGCGTATCAAGGCTTGGACAGGCTATGAGAAGCAGGGATTTGGACGTGATGACGATGATACGGTCTATGTAACGGAGACTGGGCTGGTGTATCATCGTGATTACCACTGCACGCACCTGGAACTATCCATACATATGGTGCTCCAGTCGGAGATAGAATCCTTAAGAAATGAAGGCGGTGGAAAGTATCATCCTTGCCAGCATTGTATGAAAGGAGCCGGAGGCGGGGTGTACATCACAGATACCGGCGACCGTTACCATAGTTCGCTATCCTGCAGCGGCCTAAAGCGAACCATCTATGCAGTGCCGCTGTCAGAGGTGGCAGGAAAGGGGGCTTGCTCAAGATGTGGGAAATAA
- a CDS encoding rhomboid family intramembrane serine protease: protein MNSKKMKAPCTILLLAANVAVFFLLSFQGATEDGLFMLEHGAMYVPFITEQGEYYRMFTSMFLHFGFEHLFNNMITLVLIGWNLEVEIGSIRFLVIYILSGLGGNILSSWWDIRLADYAIAAGASGAIFGIIGALLYVAIRNRGRIGDISGRGIVFMIFITLYYGYSSGGVDNMAHIGGLTTGFLLCILLYWKRKREDSPFIQY from the coding sequence ATGAATAGCAAGAAGATGAAGGCTCCATGTACAATTTTATTACTGGCTGCCAATGTGGCAGTGTTCTTTTTGCTGTCCTTTCAAGGCGCGACGGAAGACGGGCTTTTTATGCTGGAACATGGGGCAATGTACGTACCCTTTATTACCGAACAGGGAGAATACTACCGGATGTTTACCAGCATGTTTCTTCATTTTGGCTTCGAGCATCTTTTTAACAATATGATTACGCTGGTATTGATCGGCTGGAACCTGGAAGTCGAGATTGGCAGCATCAGGTTTTTGGTTATATATATTCTAAGCGGTCTGGGTGGAAATATCCTGTCCTCATGGTGGGACATCCGCTTGGCAGACTATGCCATAGCTGCCGGAGCCTCGGGAGCAATTTTTGGAATTATCGGGGCTTTATTATATGTAGCAATCCGCAACAGAGGTCGGATCGGCGATATATCAGGCAGAGGCATTGTCTTTATGATTTTTATTACGCTTTATTATGGATACTCCAGCGGAGGAGTTGACAATATGGCACATATCGGCGGATTGACGACGGGATTCCTTCTATGCATCCTGCTGTACTGGAAGCGTAAGCGTGAAGACAGTCCCTTTATCCAATACTGA
- a CDS encoding undecaprenyldiphospho-muramoylpentapeptide beta-N-acetylglucosaminyltransferase, with translation MKRIILTGGGTAGHVTPNIALLPRLKELQYDIHYIGSYNGIEKELIQQFGIPYHGISSGKLRRYFSVQNFTDPFRVIKGLGEARKLVKILKPDVIFSKGGFVSVPVVLAGKSHHVPTIIHESDMTPGLANKISLSSATKVCCNFPETLEHLPEGKAVLTGSPIRQELLSGDKYKAKEFLGFTTDKPVIMVVGGSLGSVAVNDAVRGILPELLKDFQVVHLCGKGKVDESLKGLEGYAQFEYVKEELKDLFALTDIVISRAGANAICELLALHKPNLLIPLSANASRGDQILNARSFERQGYSIVLEEEELNKDVLLQSILRLYENRDSYISAMKNSPQQNSIDTIIDLIEAVSKK, from the coding sequence ATGAAACGTATCATCTTAACAGGCGGCGGCACCGCTGGCCATGTTACGCCTAACATTGCCCTTTTGCCACGGCTCAAAGAATTACAATATGATATCCATTATATAGGTTCCTATAATGGTATCGAAAAAGAACTGATCCAGCAATTCGGGATTCCTTATCACGGGATATCCTCCGGAAAATTGCGGCGCTACTTCAGCGTACAGAATTTTACAGATCCTTTCCGTGTTATCAAAGGACTTGGAGAAGCACGCAAGTTAGTCAAGATACTAAAGCCAGACGTAATCTTCTCCAAAGGCGGCTTTGTCTCTGTTCCGGTGGTATTGGCCGGAAAGAGCCATCACGTCCCAACGATTATCCATGAGTCAGACATGACCCCTGGTCTTGCCAATAAGATATCCTTATCTTCGGCAACCAAGGTCTGCTGCAATTTTCCCGAGACTTTAGAGCATCTTCCAGAAGGAAAAGCCGTGCTTACAGGCTCCCCTATCCGTCAGGAACTGTTGTCCGGTGACAAGTATAAGGCAAAGGAATTCCTGGGATTTACCACTGACAAGCCTGTTATCATGGTTGTTGGCGGAAGCCTTGGCTCTGTCGCCGTTAACGATGCAGTGCGAGGCATCCTTCCCGAACTTCTGAAAGACTTCCAAGTCGTACATCTATGCGGCAAGGGAAAGGTTGACGAATCGTTGAAAGGCTTGGAGGGATATGCTCAATTCGAATATGTCAAAGAAGAATTAAAAGACCTTTTTGCATTGACAGATATAGTAATATCCAGAGCTGGCGCCAATGCTATCTGCGAATTGCTGGCTCTCCATAAGCCAAATCTTCTGATTCCTCTTTCCGCCAATGCAAGCCGTGGGGATCAGATACTCAATGCCCGTTCCTTCGAGCGTCAGGGATACAGCATTGTGCTGGAGGAAGAAGAACTTAATAAAGATGTCCTTCTTCAGTCCATCCTGCGTTTATATGAGAACCGGGATTCTTACATAAGCGCTATGAAGAACTCCCCACAGCAGAATTCTATTGATACTATTATAGATTTAATAGAAGCCGTATCCAAAAAATAA
- a CDS encoding sensor histidine kinase: MFTTTDYDKLQQIMAESPQKKELLTRLLESHRVDISTISHEIRNPLTLVYSTLQLIESQHPEVLTFHHWEGMRQDIEYMKQLLEQLSSYNNGERLECAATDARTFLRKIALSFASTLVDSQIEFTSRIPATLPSISIDPMKMKQVLLNLLKNAKDAVLSCPDRDNAAISLTAAFQNQQVVITISDTGCGIAPEDLSTIFEPFMTHKQNGTGLGLAIAKRIASAHHGSLTVESVLDKGTVFTLTLPVQQDA, from the coding sequence ATGTTTACAACGACAGACTACGACAAATTGCAACAAATCATGGCAGAAAGTCCACAGAAAAAAGAACTTCTCACTCGACTCCTGGAGTCCCATCGCGTGGACATCAGCACCATCAGCCACGAAATCCGTAACCCATTGACGCTGGTATACAGCACATTGCAATTAATTGAATCCCAGCATCCGGAAGTATTAACCTTTCATCATTGGGAAGGAATGCGGCAGGATATTGAATATATGAAGCAGTTATTAGAGCAACTCTCCTCATATAATAACGGCGAGCGCTTGGAATGCGCTGCAACAGATGCACGAACTTTTTTGAGAAAGATCGCGCTTTCCTTCGCTTCCACCCTTGTGGATTCACAGATTGAATTTACTTCAAGGATTCCTGCCACGCTTCCATCCATAAGCATTGATCCTATGAAAATGAAGCAAGTACTTCTAAACTTGCTTAAGAATGCCAAGGACGCGGTTCTTTCATGCCCGGATAGGGATAATGCGGCCATCTCTTTGACGGCTGCCTTCCAGAACCAGCAGGTCGTAATTACTATATCTGACACCGGCTGCGGCATCGCGCCAGAAGACTTGTCCACAATATTCGAGCCATTCATGACCCATAAGCAAAATGGCACCGGCTTAGGCCTTGCCATAGCCAAGCGTATCGCTTCGGCCCATCATGGTTCTCTTACGGTGGAATCAGTATTGGATAAAGGGACTGTCTTCACGCTTACGCTTCCAGTACAGCAGGATGCATAG
- a CDS encoding TadE family protein: MGEESYKKMKKRVKSRGCLKGSLTVEMSFLMPMILFLLMGCILAAFYYHDKLILTGAAYETAVAGSTKAREKDGVKAGQLESLFVQRVKGKCILASNAQANVKVRKDEIEVNAIASYGQMKISVVTKAAVTEPEKHIRDMQRLKEK; encoded by the coding sequence ATGGGGGAAGAGTCATATAAGAAAATGAAAAAACGGGTAAAAAGCAGGGGCTGCTTAAAAGGCAGCCTGACGGTAGAAATGTCATTTCTTATGCCAATGATCCTTTTTCTGCTTATGGGATGCATCCTGGCGGCTTTTTATTACCATGACAAACTCATCTTAACCGGCGCGGCATATGAGACGGCTGTGGCAGGCAGCACAAAAGCGCGGGAAAAAGACGGGGTAAAGGCAGGACAGCTGGAAAGCCTTTTCGTCCAGAGGGTAAAAGGAAAGTGTATTCTGGCCAGCAATGCTCAGGCGAATGTGAAGGTCAGAAAGGACGAGATTGAAGTGAATGCCATTGCTTCTTACGGGCAGATGAAGATATCCGTGGTAACAAAGGCGGCAGTCACAGAACCCGAGAAGCATATTAGGGATATGCAAAGGTTGAAGGAGAAGTGA
- a CDS encoding RNA polymerase sigma factor yields MESIGKVAFDVIYEDNVELVYKVAAKYCGNHHTAEEIAQSVFIKLYMNMDHVNLDAVRPWLVLTTKYMALNVIRDRKREVLIDDLLYEKHEKAPSDFDHSTEDVFIRKLKERASRELVKDIFSALYDLNPSWYEAVTITYVLEKPQKEVAEIMGVKLETLHSMLYRAKKWIRKHFEEQFDRLNKA; encoded by the coding sequence GTGGAGTCGATAGGAAAAGTGGCCTTTGATGTAATCTATGAGGACAATGTCGAGCTTGTGTATAAGGTAGCAGCAAAATATTGTGGAAATCATCACACAGCGGAAGAGATTGCACAAAGTGTTTTCATTAAATTGTATATGAATATGGATCATGTAAATCTTGATGCAGTGCGTCCGTGGCTAGTTTTGACAACTAAGTATATGGCGCTGAATGTGATTAGAGATCGGAAACGTGAAGTTTTGATTGATGACCTGCTGTATGAAAAGCATGAAAAGGCACCCTCCGATTTTGATCACAGTACAGAGGACGTATTTATCAGAAAATTAAAAGAACGGGCAAGTAGGGAACTTGTAAAAGATATATTTTCGGCCTTGTATGATCTGAATCCCAGTTGGTATGAAGCAGTCACAATTACATATGTTCTGGAAAAGCCGCAAAAGGAAGTTGCAGAGATCATGGGTGTGAAACTGGAGACGCTTCATAGTATGTTGTATAGAGCAAAGAAATGGATTCGGAAGCATTTCGAGGAACAGTTTGACCGCTTGAACAAAGCATAA
- a CDS encoding DUF4367 domain-containing protein yields the protein MKGKKDQFEYMITEDFEQLAKEEEEEILKDDSIQMPEGFKESLRAKLEEQIKEKEREELYSKLSEEDRLALEVGRKVLEEEKNKEVEIEVTRKKKRRKLYLTLAASLVLVMAISVTSIGVPKRIVSMMKRIVGDREVEQVDSSEDNLTILEESEEKAYQKVDDEFGTMPVKIVLGPAQMKFDRMEMDEELLTAEFIYNYNGSKVVYFVNASFSNTSWGVDVEDEFRKQYIEKVNDCEITIKEYRTPKTNKERYSARFEYKGLEYFLIGTMPKEDFNLIVNNLFFSK from the coding sequence ATGAAGGGAAAAAAGGACCAGTTTGAATACATGATAACCGAAGACTTTGAGCAGCTAGCGAAGGAAGAGGAAGAAGAAATCCTGAAGGATGACAGCATCCAGATGCCGGAAGGGTTCAAAGAATCACTCAGAGCAAAACTGGAAGAGCAGATCAAGGAGAAGGAAAGAGAAGAACTATACTCTAAGCTATCAGAGGAAGACAGGCTTGCATTAGAAGTAGGGCGCAAGGTACTAGAGGAAGAAAAAAATAAAGAAGTTGAAATCGAAGTTACGCGTAAAAAGAAACGGCGTAAACTGTATCTTACATTGGCGGCATCACTTGTGTTGGTGATGGCCATTAGTGTGACTAGTATAGGCGTACCTAAGAGAATTGTATCTATGATGAAAAGGATAGTCGGAGATAGAGAAGTTGAGCAAGTAGATTCTAGCGAAGATAATTTGACAATTTTAGAAGAAAGCGAGGAAAAAGCATATCAGAAAGTCGATGATGAATTTGGTACTATGCCAGTTAAGATTGTTTTAGGACCGGCTCAAATGAAGTTTGATAGAATGGAAATGGATGAGGAACTCCTAACGGCTGAGTTTATTTATAATTATAATGGATCAAAAGTTGTTTATTTTGTTAATGCATCATTTAGCAATACATCTTGGGGAGTAGACGTAGAAGATGAGTTTCGGAAGCAGTATATAGAAAAGGTTAATGATTGTGAGATTACAATTAAAGAGTATAGAACGCCGAAAACGAATAAAGAGCGATATTCAGCTCGCTTTGAATATAAAGGGTTAGAATACTTCTTAATCGGGACTATGCCCAAGGAGGATTTTAATTTAATTGTAAATAATTTGTTTTTTTCAAAATAA
- a CDS encoding TIGR03905 family TSCPD domain-containing protein, whose amino-acid sequence MEYRPHGVCSQLIRVELDGDIVKNVEFVGGCNGNTKGICSLIRGMNVHDVISRLEGITCGYKSTSCPDQLAYALKKAIGQ is encoded by the coding sequence ATGGAATACAGACCACATGGTGTCTGTTCTCAACTAATTCGTGTAGAGTTGGACGGAGATATCGTTAAAAACGTAGAATTTGTAGGAGGCTGCAACGGCAACACCAAAGGTATCTGCAGCCTGATCAGAGGAATGAACGTACACGATGTTATTTCCCGGCTGGAGGGCATCACATGCGGCTATAAGTCTACATCCTGCCCGGATCAGCTGGCATATGCATTAAAGAAAGCAATCGGCCAATAG
- a CDS encoding DUF6382 domain-containing protein, whose protein sequence is MERKITIEEHDLYQEDYQIRMLKANSLDGILKVGARGMNGSSYYDYDVSGKVSMKAMYERSKISGEDLKLFLTQFKAVIKEVEAYLLNIHCILLKPEYIFYEESRFFFCYYPLAAQDLWEEFHTLTEYFVRQGDYEDQECVRLVFLLHKATMEENYSLEKIMAECLKRPEKDEKVDTVEEIEEMEYDTKEHDWITEQEMGSSIMKETENLWTPVKRFLNKHKKPKWGDWDGLHIEEEEL, encoded by the coding sequence ATGGAACGTAAGATTACAATTGAAGAACATGACTTATATCAAGAAGACTATCAAATACGGATGCTGAAGGCAAATTCGCTGGATGGGATTCTTAAGGTAGGCGCAAGAGGAATGAACGGCAGCAGTTATTATGATTATGATGTCAGTGGGAAAGTTTCCATGAAAGCAATGTATGAGCGAAGCAAGATCAGCGGAGAGGACCTTAAACTGTTTCTGACGCAGTTCAAGGCAGTTATTAAAGAAGTGGAGGCGTATTTGCTGAATATACATTGTATCTTGCTGAAGCCGGAATACATCTTTTATGAGGAGAGCAGATTCTTTTTCTGCTATTATCCTCTGGCAGCCCAGGACCTGTGGGAAGAGTTCCATACATTGACAGAGTATTTTGTCAGACAGGGGGATTATGAAGACCAGGAGTGCGTCCGCCTGGTCTTTCTGCTTCATAAAGCCACAATGGAAGAAAACTATAGTCTGGAAAAGATTATGGCAGAATGCCTGAAACGTCCCGAAAAGGACGAAAAAGTAGACACAGTAGAGGAGATAGAAGAAATGGAATATGATACAAAGGAACATGACTGGATTACGGAACAGGAGATGGGAAGTTCCATTATGAAAGAAACAGAAAACCTGTGGACGCCTGTGAAACGATTTCTCAATAAGCACAAAAAGCCTAAGTGGGGCGACTGGGATGGGCTGCATATCGAGGAAGAAGAACTATAA
- a CDS encoding Rpn family recombination-promoting nuclease/putative transposase, which yields MGKTKDLIPLKELNLTNRFLFDEVLEDPQTHQDILSIIFGRDIPLLEQNETEKELRVSPHLRAVRMDVYAMDEEKSVYNTEMQQKKRTDLAKRSRYYQSMIDAGLLEPGIPDYNQLNNSYIIIITPFDLFGYGRYVYTFRAGCLEEPDCCLEDGAVRIFLNTRGKNDGEVSKELVGFLRYVEDTTDEMAADMDSERIKRIHNRLRKVKASEEVGVKYMQAWEERYYDKEEARQEGLEEGRQEGREIGKQEGKQEAIKNLIRKKLKKGCSAEEIADILEEELGMIQGLIDEIEKENL from the coding sequence ATGGGGAAAACAAAAGATTTGATACCATTAAAAGAGTTAAACCTTACGAACCGCTTTCTGTTTGATGAAGTGCTGGAAGATCCGCAGACACATCAGGATATTCTCAGTATTATCTTTGGAAGGGATATTCCTTTGCTGGAACAAAATGAGACGGAGAAAGAGTTGAGGGTATCGCCGCATCTGCGTGCAGTTCGGATGGATGTATACGCCATGGATGAAGAAAAATCAGTTTACAACACAGAAATGCAGCAGAAGAAAAGGACGGACTTGGCAAAGCGCAGCAGATATTACCAGTCTATGATAGACGCAGGCCTTCTGGAACCGGGGATTCCGGATTATAACCAGTTAAATAATTCGTATATTATTATAATCACGCCATTCGATCTGTTTGGGTATGGCAGATATGTGTACACGTTTCGTGCTGGATGCCTGGAAGAGCCCGATTGCTGTCTTGAAGATGGAGCGGTTCGCATATTTCTGAATACCCGGGGAAAGAATGATGGCGAGGTATCCAAAGAACTAGTGGGATTCCTGCGTTATGTGGAAGACACTACGGATGAAATGGCTGCAGATATGGACAGCGAACGGATTAAGCGTATCCATAACCGTTTGCGTAAGGTAAAAGCCAGTGAAGAAGTAGGGGTGAAGTATATGCAGGCATGGGAAGAAAGATACTACGACAAAGAAGAGGCAAGGCAGGAGGGACTGGAAGAAGGCAGGCAGGAAGGAAGAGAAATAGGAAAACAGGAGGGGAAACAGGAAGCCATTAAAAATTTAATTAGGAAAAAATTAAAAAAGGGCTGTTCGGCAGAGGAGATTGCGGATATACTGGAAGAGGAACTGGGCATGATCCAGGGGCTTATTGATGAGATAGAGAAAGAAAATCTGTGA
- a CDS encoding glucose-6-phosphate isomerase, with amino-acid sequence MNSKVTFDYSKAKTFISEHEIESMKKIAEQAKAELLGREGAGNDFLGWIDLPVDYEMEEFARIQKAAAKIQGDSEVLLVIGIGGSYLGARAAIEFLRHNFYNMVSKEIRKTPEIYYVGNSISSTYLKHLMDVVGDRDFSVNIISKSGTTTEPAIAFRIFKEMLERKYGKEEAAKRIYATTDKARGALKNLAAEEGYETFVVPDDVGGRFSVLTAVGLLPIAVSGADIEKLMEGAASARERAIGDPYESNDAVLYAAIRNILHRKGKSIEILANYEPSLHYVSEWWKQLCGESEGKDQKGIYPASVDLTTDLHSMGQFIQDGSRIMFETVLNVEESAEEIRIQEEPVDLDGLNYLAGQTVDFVNKSAMNGTILAHTDGNVPNLIVNVPRQDEFSLGQLFYFFEFAIGVSGYISGVNPFNQPGVESYKKNMFALLGKPGFEKEREELLKRL; translated from the coding sequence ATGAACAGTAAAGTAACATTTGACTATTCTAAAGCAAAGACATTTATTTCAGAGCATGAGATTGAATCTATGAAGAAGATCGCTGAACAGGCGAAGGCAGAACTTCTTGGCAGGGAAGGGGCGGGGAATGATTTCCTTGGCTGGATCGACCTTCCGGTGGATTATGAAATGGAAGAATTCGCGCGTATTCAGAAAGCAGCGGCAAAGATTCAGGGGGATTCAGAAGTGCTCCTTGTAATTGGCATTGGTGGCTCTTACCTTGGAGCAAGAGCAGCAATCGAGTTCTTGCGCCACAACTTTTATAATATGGTATCTAAGGAAATTCGTAAGACTCCGGAGATCTATTATGTAGGCAACAGCATCAGCAGTACATACCTCAAGCATCTGATGGATGTGGTAGGAGACAGGGACTTTTCCGTAAATATTATCTCAAAGTCAGGTACAACCACGGAGCCAGCCATTGCCTTCCGTATTTTTAAAGAGATGCTGGAGAGGAAGTACGGCAAGGAGGAAGCGGCAAAGAGGATCTACGCTACCACCGACAAGGCAAGGGGAGCGCTTAAGAACCTGGCTGCAGAAGAAGGATATGAGACCTTCGTAGTTCCGGATGACGTAGGAGGCCGCTTCTCTGTATTGACGGCGGTGGGACTTCTTCCGATCGCAGTCAGCGGCGCGGATATAGAGAAACTAATGGAAGGCGCAGCGTCTGCAAGAGAGAGGGCGATTGGCGATCCTTATGAGAGCAACGATGCAGTTTTGTACGCGGCGATCCGCAATATTCTCCACAGAAAAGGGAAATCCATCGAGATTCTTGCAAACTACGAGCCAAGCCTTCACTATGTATCCGAGTGGTGGAAGCAGCTCTGCGGGGAGAGCGAAGGCAAAGACCAGAAGGGAATCTATCCGGCGTCTGTTGACCTTACCACAGACCTTCATTCCATGGGTCAGTTCATCCAGGACGGAAGCCGTATCATGTTTGAGACGGTCCTGAATGTGGAGGAATCTGCCGAGGAGATTAGAATCCAGGAAGAGCCGGTCGACCTTGACGGACTGAACTATCTGGCGGGGCAGACGGTTGATTTTGTCAACAAAAGCGCCATGAATGGCACGATTCTTGCCCATACGGATGGAAATGTTCCGAACCTGATTGTTAATGTTCCAAGGCAGGATGAGTTCTCTTTGGGGCAGTTGTTCTACTTCTTTGAATTTGCCATTGGCGTAAGCGGATATATATCCGGCGTGAATCCATTTAACCAGCCAGGCGTGGAGAGTTATAAGAAGAACATGTTCGCGCTGCTTGGAAAGCCTGGCTTTGAAAAGGAAAGAGAAGAATTATTAAAGAGATTATAA
- a CDS encoding 5'-methylthioadenosine/adenosylhomocysteine nucleosidase, translating to MIGIIGAMEEEVAALKEDMDIQETVEQASMVFCKGKLCGKDVVVVRSGIGKVNAGICAQILVDRFQADMLINTGIAGSLDARIDIGDMVISTDALHHDMDATIFGDAIGQIPRMDTLAFPADEELVRKAAKANEKANPDIRTFTGKVASGDQFISSREAKEKIVENFHPLCVEMEGAGIAQAAYLNKVSYVIIRAISDKADNSATMDYPTFERQAIAHSVRLMKELLTMI from the coding sequence ATGATAGGAATTATCGGAGCAATGGAAGAAGAAGTTGCGGCATTGAAGGAAGATATGGATATTCAGGAGACGGTAGAGCAGGCATCTATGGTTTTCTGCAAGGGGAAACTGTGCGGCAAGGACGTGGTGGTAGTTAGAAGCGGAATCGGCAAAGTCAATGCTGGCATCTGTGCCCAGATACTTGTGGACAGGTTCCAGGCAGATATGCTGATCAATACCGGAATCGCAGGATCTCTGGATGCGAGAATTGATATTGGCGATATGGTTATCTCCACGGATGCCCTTCACCATGATATGGACGCTACTATATTCGGGGATGCCATCGGGCAGATACCGAGGATGGATACGCTGGCGTTTCCAGCAGATGAAGAACTTGTGCGCAAGGCAGCCAAGGCTAATGAGAAGGCGAACCCGGACATCCGCACATTTACCGGAAAGGTGGCAAGCGGCGACCAGTTCATCTCATCCAGGGAGGCAAAAGAAAAGATCGTGGAGAACTTCCATCCACTGTGCGTGGAGATGGAAGGAGCCGGGATTGCACAGGCAGCGTACCTGAACAAAGTTTCGTATGTCATAATCCGTGCCATTTCGGACAAAGCCGACAACAGCGCGACCATGGATTACCCTACCTTTGAAAGGCAGGCGATCGCCCACAGCGTAAGGCTTATGAAGGAATTGCTGACAATGATATAA
- a CDS encoding prepilin peptidase: MWEISQMICMGILLSLSVIDIHFRRIPADILVMASIAALAYQGITRQPDLWMAAGGAGVGILFLLVSKVTREGFGYGDSWAILALGIYLGLWGVLDVLVGTFCFLAVAALVCLTAKKMSRKHTIPFIPFLAAGYLLSVLARGR, translated from the coding sequence ATGTGGGAAATAAGCCAGATGATTTGCATGGGCATATTGCTAAGCCTTTCTGTGATTGACATCCATTTCCGAAGGATACCGGCGGATATCCTGGTCATGGCGAGTATTGCAGCATTGGCCTATCAGGGGATAACAAGGCAGCCGGATCTGTGGATGGCAGCAGGAGGCGCTGGTGTAGGAATTCTGTTTCTCCTGGTCAGCAAGGTTACGCGGGAAGGTTTTGGTTACGGAGATAGTTGGGCGATTTTGGCCTTGGGAATATATCTGGGGCTGTGGGGAGTGCTGGATGTGCTGGTGGGGACATTTTGCTTCCTCGCCGTGGCCGCTCTGGTCTGTCTGACGGCAAAGAAAATGTCTAGAAAACATACGATTCCATTCATTCCCTTTCTGGCGGCAGGATATTTGCTTAGCGTGCTGGCAAGGGGGAGATAA